In Miscanthus floridulus cultivar M001 unplaced genomic scaffold, ASM1932011v1 fs_435_2_3, whole genome shotgun sequence, the genomic window CAAGAGGATCCAACAAACTATGTCTGTCTATCTGACTTCCCTGACCATAAACCATGAAGTCATCACCTGTCCCTCTCCTGTACCTTCCTCCACCCGCTTCAATCTCCTTTATTTCACCATCCATATAGCTTCTCCCTTCTCCAGACATAATAAGTTCATCATTGGACATGACCCGGATAGCTCTAGTCCTCCCATTGGCTGAATCAAAGCCTACTTTGTTCCGCTCATAGACATTGCCACCATCTCTGTCAGCTAAAAGAATAGGATCTGCTGTGTTTACATTCTGTTTTCTCCTTGACGGGGGTTCTTTCTCACCAGCAAACAGGTCTGCATCACTAGATCTTGTTTTTTCTTCTGCTCTCAACAAGAAATTTTGGAATGCACTCCAGTTACCTTGTTCAGCATCGTGGCCATTTGACGTTTCATCCTTGCTATACTCATCTCCCAAGTCAAAAATAGTTCTCCTACCCTCCTTTTTCTTTGAACTTGTGCTTTTATGCTTCCTTTCTCTTGATTTGGAGTGTGAATTGACACTGTCCGCAGACTCAACTTCAGAACTTGATTGTGATTCACTCTCTGATGAGCCATGCTTTTTAGATGTTACATTCACATTCTTGATAACAACTACACTAGGCTTCTTCTTTCCAGACCTCTTCCCCTTTCTATGTGACTTGCGACCTTGAGAACTTCCTCTATCTGAACTGCTATGGTCACTTTCAACATCAAGAGTTTCTGAGTCCTTACTATCCGAGGAGTGCTTCCTCGAAGATTTCCTTCCTGAGTAGTGGTACCTGGGATCATCCACTGGAGGATATGGAGGGTAGTATGGATTCACCCCAGGATAGAAAGGCATGCCATGCATAGGATAAGGTGGGTAAACAACTGCACCAGATGGATGCATTGCCCATGGAGGATATGTAGCATGAGATCCCATCTGCTGGCTTGACTTCTGATCTGCAAAGCAGAAAGAAAATATTTTCTCAAAAATGGGCAGTAAGAGAAAATCTAAAGTGCTTAACAGAGTGACAAGAAATGAACTAAATCCATGATTGCACAACATTTAAGTATAACTCTGCTTACTATTTAAATGATTTTTCTTAATGCTTGAAATAACTTGGTTAAGGCAAAGCTGGATAAGCATTGCCAAATGCCAACCAAGAGAAAACTACAATCTGGTTCATTCTTGAATAAGAAAAGTAGGATAGCACATCCACCTTAAAACAGGAATATAAAACTATAAATGAATTCCCACAAATAGAAGGAAACTAGAAACATAGAAGAATATTGTTTTTTCTTTACTAGTAATGTTAGTGGTGCTTCATTGGTAACATTCTTAGCTTAAAAGAAAAGATATTCTtttgtgggtgggtgggtggggggtggggggggggggggggggggggggggggggggtacttTCATTCAATGTTCAAAATTCAAATGCCATGCTTTCTTTTGGGAAAACGCAACAACTTATACCAGCTTTAGCTCCATCCTCGCCATTTGCCTCTCCATTAATAGACCCTGATTCCAGGTTTGGCTTCATGTTGTCTCCCATGAACACAATGCCAGATGCGTTAAATGGAGGAAATTCAGAGCGTGTAGACATTGCTTCAGGTTCAACTTCAATCCATTGTCCAGCTTCATGCTTCTGCTTCCACAGTTCGATGAAATGTGAACATGCCTTCCTGCTCAATTAGTGAAATTGAGGCAGTTAAACATGTAAGATCTATTGACAAAATGTTATTAGTTTGATGACAGACACTGACTAAAACTTGTGCAATAGTATAACTTGATCAACAAAGTTCAATAACACTACCAAGGCAGGGAGCGTGCAATAGTACAGCTGTTCACATCTGAATAAACCAAAACATCTGAGCTATCCACAGTTCCACACTATTCTGATTTTATGACATGCTACAAAATAAAAACGCCAGATGATACAGGCTTCATGGGTAGCATCTCTAAGGTCAAGTTACAACTTAAAAGCACAGAAGATATCAAGACAACTAGTTCAGTCCAGCATATAAAACCACCGAGTAATTGTAAGGCTATACTTACATCAGACGTGCAGCACCAAAGCGCTCTGCAAACGCAATCAAGTAACCCAAGTTGTCAATGTCAAACCCAGCAGCCACAGCATGAGCGAAAGCCATAGCCTGCTCTTTTCTTAACACATTTTTGCGGGTTTCAAGCACTCTGAGCAATTGAACTCTGCAATTTGTAATGCAGTTCTGTTAACAGCTTTCTACTGTAGAAAGACACTTACAATAATAAGAAACTAAACATGATCTCAGAGTATATATGCTGCTTGTAATGGAGATCAAGACAATAGAACAGTGAATGAATAATGATGTTCTCATATATTTCTCCATTAGATGCCTTTAATTCATAATTCATTTTGTAGAGTATGACTTTATACAGCTCTATTAATGAGCCGAGCCTAGTTCAGTTGGTGGGTGATGTGGGCAGACACCCCCCATCATCCAGGTACAAATCCTATTGGACTCAAAAGCGGGTGCCTATTTCTTCTTATTTACAACGCCACCTGGTTTCCTCCTAGGTTGGTCTGAGTTTATACAGCCCtattagccaaaaaaaaaaatgtgAAGACTAACAAATAACATTCTACAGGAAAAACTGAGATGTGTAAGTACTTTGAATTCTCCTCATGTGCTGTTGTTTCATTCTGCATTGGTGGCATTGAATTTGACCCAGACTGTCATTGATCAAATATCCCAATCAGACTGCAGTGTTGTACCATAATACAATCACAGAAACAAAATTTGGCTTGTCCATATATTCATACCTTGTAGACAACAATTGCCGTGGCTGAATCAGGATCATAATTTGCCCGTCCACCTATCAGTGGATGGATAGTGTCAGGCATGTtgtagaaataaataaaaagataTGGCAGGCTGTGACAGGTAAGGGCGTAAGGCGAATAAAAGGATGAAACAGCTCGATCCATTCCAGTACTCCCCTGAATGCAGAACATAATAGCATCCAGAATTCTCTGGTTGGAAATAAGATATTACTAAATATTCAGgacttttaaaaaaatatagcttCATatctactccctctattccaaattataagacgttttggcatttctagatacattgcttttactatgtatccagACATGGtgtatatatctaagtgcatagcaaaacctatgtatttagaaaagccaaaacgtcatataatttggaatggagggagtaaattATTTTGATCACACAGCAAACTCAACCTACTTACTTCATAACATTAAACGATAGTAAAGGTTGTCCATAAATCAGACTATGATCCCTAACGTT contains:
- the LOC136531780 gene encoding COP1-interacting protein 7-like, with translation MRPDARLDSVVFQLTPTRTRFDLVLIANGRKEKFASGLLKPFLAHLKAVQDQIAKGGYSITLEPNSGFDVPWFTRGTVERFVRFVSTPEVLERVTTLESEILQLEDAIAIQSNDSLGLKSVEDRGRKLTESNEGGRANYDPDSATAIVVYKSGSNSMPPMQNETTAHEENSKVQLLRVLETRKNVLRKEQAMAFAHAVAAGFDIDNLGYLIAFAERFGAARLMKACSHFIELWKQKHEAGQWIEVEPEAMSTRSEFPPFNASGIVFMGDNMKPNLESGSINGEANGEDGAKADQKSSQQMGSHATYPPWAMHPSGAVVYPPYPMHGMPFYPGVNPYYPPYPPVDDPRYHYSGRKSSRKHSSDSKDSETLDVESDHSSSDRGSSQGRKSHRKGKRSGKKKPSVVVIKNVNVTSKKHGSSESESQSSSEVESADSVNSHSKSRERKHKSTSSKKKEGRRTIFDLGDEYSKDETSNGHDAEQGNWSAFQNFLLRAEEKTRSSDADLFAGEKEPPSRRKQNVNTADPILLADRDGGNVYERNKVGFDSANGRTRAIRVMSNDELIMSGEGRSYMDGEIKEIEAGGGRYRRGTGDDFMVYGQGSQIDRHSLLDPLAEAQYKNPVQQDKNRNGVADESFMIPLRSSSQDNIGAESRTTIDIDVELPSRIQKASDEKAGHQLFYEPDELVPERGFEDVSFGYDPAMDYDSHMQTTVKVEDAKTEDVVPVTEGDVQKVEKEKPRNAKDGSDKRRKDALLRRLSAPRTPLNDAQKRAQNLRAYKADLQKLKKEQEEEQIKRLERLKLERQKRIAARGNGKGPGNDAPKANGMNGLSKSVPNFTGLKKEKNGTTESLSDRLKRLSEPKSIAGAEHSLNPKPTGADHSRRSMA